A region of Roseobacter litoralis Och 149 DNA encodes the following proteins:
- a CDS encoding universal stress protein, which produces MSIKNVLVAYNGLPGSGAALHGAVTMQKFFNAHLTGLFAHGGSQLSSQIKPWMPKRVKEAIMEVENQSNEEIENSFREICADVPADKLHWIDSDGPVQQTVASYARLFDITVIGMHETSDKPGQSHIEIYPDRVTFDSGRPVMIFPAGYRGSVFNNKAVVAWDGGRAAARALADAMQILETEVSVEIVSVGRSPLAGSLPGLNVEMVLDRHDVNVSIKQLDRTRKTIADTLVDYCDTSGAGLLIMGAYEHSPLREGLIGGVTHDIALHAKIPVLMSH; this is translated from the coding sequence ATGTCCATCAAGAATGTTCTTGTCGCCTATAACGGGCTGCCCGGTTCCGGTGCGGCCCTTCACGGCGCGGTCACGATGCAAAAGTTTTTCAATGCGCATTTGACCGGCCTTTTTGCACACGGTGGCTCTCAACTCTCGAGCCAGATCAAACCCTGGATGCCCAAGCGGGTCAAAGAGGCGATCATGGAGGTCGAGAACCAGTCGAATGAAGAAATAGAGAATAGTTTCAGAGAGATATGTGCCGACGTTCCAGCAGATAAACTGCATTGGATTGACAGCGACGGGCCGGTTCAGCAGACGGTCGCAAGCTATGCCCGTCTGTTCGATATTACCGTGATCGGAATGCATGAGACGTCCGATAAGCCCGGCCAGTCGCATATCGAAATTTACCCCGACCGGGTCACATTCGACAGTGGGCGGCCGGTGATGATCTTTCCTGCCGGGTATCGCGGCTCGGTTTTCAACAACAAGGCTGTGGTCGCATGGGATGGCGGGCGGGCGGCGGCGCGCGCATTGGCGGATGCCATGCAAATCCTTGAGACCGAAGTGTCGGTGGAAATCGTATCCGTGGGCCGTTCGCCGCTCGCAGGCAGCCTGCCCGGTCTGAACGTGGAAATGGTGCTGGATCGCCACGACGTGAATGTGTCCATCAAGCAGCTCGATCGCACCCGCAAAACCATCGCGGACACGCTGGTGGACTATTGTGACACGTCAGGGGCGGGATTGCTGATCATGGGGGCCTACGAACACTCGCCTCTACGCGAGGGCCTGATCGGCGGTGTGACGCATGACATCGCATTACACGCCAAGATTCCGGTTCTGATGAGCCACTGA
- a CDS encoding 2-dehydropantoate 2-reductase: MKICIFGAGAIGGYMGVKLAQAGADVSLVARGPHLAAMQDKGLTLIEESGESTVKVTASDNPSDLGPQDYVIVTLKAHSVPPVVDKMQPLIGENTTIVSGVNGVPWWYFHKIDSPLEGTRLSSVDPGNAQWDGFGPDRVLGCVVYPAAEVSEPGTIKHIEGNRFSLGEPDGSKSDRAMALSKALASAGLKAPVRPRLRDEIWVKLWGNLSFNPISALTHATLDVLCTDPGTRAVARGMMVEAQEIAEKLGVKFPIDVDRRIDGGAAVGAHRTSMLQDLAAGRPMEIDALLGSVHELGKVTQTPTPTIDTVLALTKLRAKTAGLYA; this comes from the coding sequence ATGAAGATTTGCATATTCGGAGCGGGCGCCATCGGCGGCTATATGGGCGTAAAACTCGCACAGGCTGGCGCGGACGTCAGCCTTGTCGCGCGGGGCCCGCACCTTGCAGCCATGCAGGACAAAGGCCTGACGCTGATCGAGGAAAGCGGCGAAAGCACCGTCAAGGTAACCGCCTCTGACAACCCGTCGGATCTTGGACCGCAGGATTACGTGATCGTCACCCTCAAGGCGCATTCTGTGCCCCCGGTAGTGGATAAAATGCAGCCGCTTATCGGTGAGAACACGACCATCGTCAGCGGCGTGAATGGCGTGCCGTGGTGGTATTTTCACAAGATCGACAGCCCGCTGGAAGGCACACGCCTCAGCAGCGTGGATCCGGGCAATGCGCAATGGGACGGGTTCGGTCCGGACCGCGTGCTCGGCTGCGTGGTCTATCCAGCCGCAGAGGTTTCTGAGCCCGGCACGATCAAGCACATCGAAGGCAATCGCTTTTCCCTCGGCGAACCGGACGGATCAAAGTCCGACCGCGCGATGGCCCTGTCAAAAGCGCTCGCATCCGCAGGACTGAAAGCCCCCGTGCGCCCCCGCCTGCGCGACGAGATCTGGGTCAAGCTTTGGGGGAACCTGTCGTTCAACCCGATTTCGGCGCTCACCCATGCAACGCTGGATGTGTTGTGCACCGACCCCGGCACCCGTGCCGTTGCGCGCGGCATGATGGTCGAAGCGCAGGAAATCGCAGAGAAACTTGGCGTTAAATTCCCGATTGATGTGGATCGCCGCATCGACGGGGGGGCGGCCGTGGGCGCGCATCGCACATCCATGCTGCAAGACCTCGCCGCAGGTCGCCCGATGGAAATCGACGCTTTGCTCGGCTCGGTCCACGAATTGGGCAAGGTGACGCAGACGCCTACGCCCACAATTGACACGGTGCTTGCGCTGACCAAATTGCGCGCGAAAACGGCCGGGCTTTACGCCTGA
- a CDS encoding acyl--CoA ligase: MHTTVSGFISGHADTAPAFGSPTADWLSYGGLRKLSTSVRDALHGFGIGRGDRVAIVLPNGPEMAAAFITVAQVAVTAPLNPAYREDEYVFYLEDLKAKALMVMAGDEGPAVKAARRLDIAILRVSVPDGAAAGTFELSSDATGQADTAAPGPDDVALILHTSGTTSRPKIVPLLQSNVAASAEHIRASLDLTPNDRCMNVMPLFHIHGLLAAVSATLAAGASVWCTPGFDALKFFGWMRDAKPTWYTAVPTMHQAILTRAGRNAEIIETVPLRFLRSSSASLPAQVMHALTDTFGAPVIEGYGMTEAAHQMASNPLPPRAQKPGAVGVEAGPKVRVAHEIEDRLTEGTGEVVISGPNVTPGYEGNPEANAKSFFEADGDRWFRTGDQGAFDEDGYLHLTGRLKEIINRGGEKISPLEVDGVLLDHPAIAQVVTFALPHPKLGEEVAAAVVLKEEATERDIRNFAAERMADFKVPRKVIILDEIPKGATGKMQRIGMAEKLGLVESA; the protein is encoded by the coding sequence ATGCATACAACAGTGTCTGGTTTCATTTCAGGTCATGCGGATACCGCGCCTGCCTTCGGCTCCCCCACAGCAGACTGGCTGAGCTATGGAGGCTTGCGCAAGCTGAGCACGAGTGTGCGCGACGCGTTGCACGGTTTTGGCATTGGCCGGGGCGACCGCGTTGCCATCGTGCTGCCAAATGGCCCCGAAATGGCCGCCGCTTTCATTACCGTGGCGCAGGTGGCGGTTACGGCCCCCTTGAATCCCGCCTATCGCGAGGATGAATATGTCTTTTACCTTGAGGATTTGAAGGCCAAAGCACTGATGGTCATGGCAGGCGACGAAGGTCCTGCTGTTAAGGCGGCACGCCGGTTGGACATCGCCATTCTGCGCGTCAGCGTCCCTGACGGTGCTGCTGCCGGCACTTTTGAGTTGTCCTCCGACGCGACCGGTCAGGCCGATACAGCAGCACCCGGCCCGGATGATGTGGCGTTGATACTGCACACCTCCGGTACGACATCGCGGCCGAAAATTGTACCACTCTTGCAATCCAATGTTGCCGCCTCGGCAGAACATATTCGCGCATCACTTGATCTGACGCCAAATGATCGCTGCATGAACGTCATGCCGCTGTTTCACATTCACGGGCTGCTTGCTGCTGTTTCTGCCACGCTGGCGGCGGGCGCGTCGGTCTGGTGCACCCCCGGTTTTGACGCCCTCAAGTTCTTTGGCTGGATGCGCGATGCCAAACCGACCTGGTACACCGCCGTTCCCACGATGCATCAGGCAATCCTGACGCGCGCGGGGCGCAACGCAGAGATCATCGAAACTGTGCCCCTGCGGTTCCTGCGTTCGTCCTCCGCCTCACTGCCTGCGCAGGTCATGCACGCACTGACCGATACCTTTGGCGCGCCGGTGATCGAAGGCTACGGCATGACAGAGGCCGCGCATCAGATGGCGTCAAACCCCCTGCCCCCGCGCGCACAAAAGCCGGGAGCCGTGGGGGTTGAGGCAGGCCCCAAGGTCCGCGTCGCCCATGAGATCGAGGATCGCTTGACCGAAGGGACCGGTGAAGTTGTGATTTCCGGCCCCAACGTCACGCCCGGATATGAGGGCAACCCCGAGGCCAACGCCAAGAGCTTTTTTGAGGCCGACGGCGACCGTTGGTTCCGCACCGGCGATCAGGGTGCTTTTGACGAGGATGGATACCTGCATCTGACCGGACGCCTCAAAGAGATCATCAACCGGGGCGGTGAAAAGATCAGCCCGCTCGAAGTGGACGGCGTTCTGCTGGATCATCCGGCAATTGCACAGGTTGTCACCTTTGCCTTGCCCCATCCGAAACTTGGCGAAGAGGTCGCAGCCGCCGTTGTGTTGAAAGAAGAAGCAACCGAGCGTGACATCCGCAACTTTGCCGCAGAGCGGATGGCCGATTTCAAAGTGCCGCGCAAAGTCATCATTCTGGATGAAATTCCCAAAGGGGCCACCGGCAAAATGCAACGGATCGGGATGGCGGAAAAGCTCGGTCTCGTCGAAAGTGCCTGA
- a CDS encoding tripartite tricarboxylate transporter permease, producing MELLGHLSDGFATSLSPLNLFIVIIGVTAGLFIGAMPGLGSVNGVAIVLPMTFIVPPSSAIILLCAIYYGAMYGGAISSILLGIPGASTAVATTFDGRPMAQQGRAGLALIAAAVASFVGGTISVVLFTLFAAPLADVALAFGPAEEFALVLLAFTTFVGLGGDDILKTIIMICLGLALSTVGLDLISGDPRLIFFDQPGFYSGISFLVLAIGIYGVGEILYTIETSKSAPSVTPARLTFRDLWFGIKEVSKLWKTLCFGSSMGFFVGMLPAAGATPAALMSYGLSKLMSKQPETFGKGNIEGVASPETANNAASTGSLLPMLTLGIPGSPTTALLLGGMVMWGLVPGPMLFIEQPDFVWGLISSLYTANLAAVLVNLALIPVFVWALRMPFTVLCTLVLVLCIVGGYAPSQKMHDVWLIIGFGVAGYLLRKADYPMAPLVLALVLGPLMEKSFRQTLISEQGNMMAFIERPLSGTFIAISVVFFLLPLLKYVKKSNRSQKA from the coding sequence ATGGAACTTCTTGGTCATCTTTCGGACGGCTTTGCCACGTCCCTGTCACCGCTCAATCTCTTCATCGTCATCATCGGTGTAACGGCGGGTCTGTTCATCGGGGCGATGCCCGGCCTCGGTTCAGTCAATGGCGTGGCCATCGTGCTGCCGATGACCTTTATCGTGCCGCCCTCCTCGGCGATTATCCTGCTCTGTGCGATCTATTATGGAGCCATGTACGGCGGCGCGATCAGTTCGATCCTGCTGGGCATACCCGGCGCGTCCACGGCTGTGGCTACCACGTTCGACGGTCGGCCTATGGCGCAGCAGGGCCGTGCGGGTCTGGCGTTGATTGCGGCGGCTGTTGCCTCCTTTGTCGGTGGCACAATCTCGGTGGTCCTGTTTACTCTGTTTGCCGCCCCACTAGCCGATGTCGCACTTGCCTTTGGCCCGGCCGAAGAATTCGCGCTGGTCCTGCTGGCCTTCACGACTTTCGTGGGGTTAGGCGGCGATGATATCCTCAAGACCATCATCATGATCTGTCTTGGTCTTGCGCTCTCAACCGTTGGGCTAGACCTGATTTCCGGTGATCCGCGCCTGATTTTCTTTGACCAACCCGGCTTTTACTCAGGCATCAGTTTTCTGGTGTTGGCCATTGGCATCTACGGCGTGGGAGAGATCCTGTATACGATAGAGACGTCAAAATCCGCTCCTTCCGTCACCCCCGCGCGTCTGACCTTTCGCGACCTCTGGTTTGGCATCAAAGAGGTGAGCAAACTGTGGAAGACCCTCTGTTTTGGCTCTTCCATGGGGTTTTTCGTAGGCATGCTCCCCGCAGCCGGGGCCACGCCTGCCGCGCTGATGTCCTATGGCTTGTCCAAGCTGATGTCCAAACAACCCGAGACCTTTGGCAAAGGCAACATCGAGGGCGTCGCCTCCCCCGAAACGGCCAATAACGCCGCCTCGACCGGCTCCCTGCTGCCGATGCTGACGCTGGGCATTCCCGGCTCCCCGACCACGGCCTTGTTGCTGGGCGGGATGGTGATGTGGGGTCTGGTGCCCGGTCCGATGCTGTTCATCGAACAACCCGATTTTGTCTGGGGGCTGATTTCATCGCTCTATACCGCCAACCTTGCTGCGGTGCTGGTAAACCTCGCGTTGATCCCGGTGTTTGTCTGGGCACTGCGGATGCCTTTCACAGTGTTGTGCACGCTTGTTCTGGTGCTCTGCATTGTCGGGGGCTACGCGCCGAGTCAGAAAATGCATGACGTGTGGCTGATCATCGGTTTCGGCGTGGCGGGTTACCTTCTGCGCAAGGCGGACTACCCGATGGCGCCTCTGGTCTTGGCACTTGTGCTTGGCCCACTGATGGAAAAGAGCTTCCGTCAAACCCTCATCTCCGAACAAGGCAACATGATGGCCTTTATCGAGCGGCCTCTTTCTGGCACCTTTATCGCGATCAGTGTCGTCTTCTTCTTGCTGCCCTTGCTCAAGTACGTCAAAAAGTCGAACCGTTCGCAGAAGGCTTGA
- a CDS encoding tripartite tricarboxylate transporter TctB family protein — MADRVIAGAIMALSLYFMWHASELSIGWNGMTGGPGGGAFPFWLSAIMFVCAGGILMRSLRGKTNYSGNFFDPETLSWVVSVAIALAVTIALMPIAGSYIALPLFMFWYLKIFGKHSWTLTGALCICTPVFLFFFFEVTLKILLPKGLTEPLFFPLYAMFF; from the coding sequence ATGGCTGACAGAGTGATCGCCGGGGCCATAATGGCTCTTTCCCTTTACTTCATGTGGCACGCATCAGAGCTGTCCATTGGCTGGAACGGAATGACCGGTGGCCCGGGCGGCGGCGCCTTCCCTTTCTGGCTGTCAGCGATCATGTTTGTTTGTGCGGGTGGCATTCTGATGCGCAGCCTGCGCGGCAAAACCAACTATTCCGGCAATTTCTTTGACCCTGAGACACTCTCCTGGGTCGTGAGCGTCGCGATCGCACTCGCCGTTACGATTGCTCTTATGCCGATAGCGGGTTCCTACATCGCGCTGCCGCTGTTCATGTTCTGGTATCTCAAGATCTTTGGCAAACACAGCTGGACGCTGACTGGTGCTTTGTGCATCTGCACGCCGGTCTTTCTGTTCTTCTTTTTCGAGGTCACGCTGAAGATCCTGCTGCCCAAGGGTCTGACCGAGCCTCTCTTTTTTCCGCTTTACGCGATGTTCTTCTAG
- a CDS encoding tripartite tricarboxylate transporter substrate binding protein → MTNSFTRRIALAMATTAALMTAAPAIASDWKPQKPVEMVIMAGQGGGADRLARLFQSIIQKENLASMPILPVNKGGGSGAEALRYLKDKEGDNHVIMATLNSYYTTPLRTDIGVNIEEFTPVARMALDTFVLWVNADSDIKTLDDYVAAVKDAGGTWKMGGTGTGQEDSLVTAMLENEFGIEVTYVPFKGGGDVAKNLVGGHIDSSVNNPSEALGFYNAGKVRPIAAFTPERISVFPDTPTMGELGHDLVYWMQRSFVAPKGMDPAAIAYYTTMFEKLSASQEWQTYTQEKALMADFLTGDDLQAYFIEERSKHADLLNSMSEGS, encoded by the coding sequence ATGACTAACAGCTTTACACGGCGCATCGCACTCGCCATGGCAACCACGGCGGCGCTGATGACGGCAGCACCCGCTATTGCCAGTGACTGGAAACCACAAAAACCGGTCGAGATGGTCATTATGGCCGGCCAAGGTGGTGGTGCGGACCGTCTGGCGCGCCTGTTCCAGTCGATCATTCAAAAGGAAAATCTTGCCTCCATGCCGATCCTGCCGGTGAACAAAGGTGGCGGGTCCGGCGCGGAAGCACTGCGCTATCTCAAGGATAAAGAAGGCGACAACCATGTCATTATGGCGACGCTCAACAGCTACTACACCACGCCACTGCGCACAGACATCGGCGTTAATATCGAAGAGTTCACGCCCGTTGCGCGCATGGCGCTCGACACGTTTGTTCTTTGGGTGAATGCAGACAGCGACATCAAAACGCTGGATGACTACGTTGCGGCCGTGAAAGATGCGGGCGGCACATGGAAAATGGGCGGCACAGGCACAGGTCAGGAAGACAGCCTTGTCACGGCCATGCTTGAGAACGAGTTTGGCATCGAAGTGACCTACGTGCCCTTCAAAGGCGGCGGCGACGTTGCAAAGAACCTTGTTGGCGGACACATCGACAGTTCCGTGAACAATCCGTCCGAAGCGCTCGGCTTTTACAATGCGGGCAAAGTACGCCCGATCGCAGCCTTCACGCCTGAGCGGATTTCGGTCTTCCCCGACACCCCGACGATGGGCGAACTCGGTCATGATCTGGTCTATTGGATGCAGCGTTCGTTCGTAGCCCCAAAGGGCATGGACCCGGCTGCCATCGCTTACTACACAACGATGTTTGAAAAGCTTTCCGCCTCGCAAGAGTGGCAGACATATACGCAGGAAAAGGCCCTGATGGCTGACTTCCTGACGGGCGATGACCTACAGGCCTATTTCATCGAAGAACGCTCCAAGCACGCTGACCTTCTGAATTCGATGAGCGAAGGGTCGTAA
- a CDS encoding helix-turn-helix domain-containing protein produces MRKTLVGPQLRQLRRSFNHTQAEMARQLGVSAAYINLLENNQRSLSVKMLMELTESYGIDWRALVNDSEITHLADLRTAVRDPIFEGDTPDLQEMRAALDHAPKLVDLFLQLYRNHAKLRENMRNVAAAGGVTEMMMTSPETAIYDFFRNHSNYFSDLELAADSARSAVGGRQDDLYSTLKRHLKNAFRIDVEIMSVDKMPEALRIFAEDQRRVELSEALDQINRNFQLAHVLALVSCAGLLDQLSASAQIPTEMGQARCRVELANYFAAAFLMPYDEVLRVAQTTDYDIDRIATTFGVSFEQACQRLTTLQRKGAQGVPFFFLRTDTSGNVTKRFNATAFTLAEQGGACPVWNIHSAFISPGRIVAQLVELPDAGQFFTISRTSDRPVVSRHTPDRRRVVTLGCERAHVGQIGYAAPLNIEDRTNIAKIGINCHICPRQACSERAHEPLHINLPVDANRRGSTRYES; encoded by the coding sequence ATGAGAAAAACACTTGTTGGCCCGCAGTTGCGACAACTCAGGCGGTCGTTTAACCACACACAGGCTGAAATGGCGCGCCAGTTGGGCGTCTCGGCCGCTTACATAAATCTGCTTGAAAACAATCAACGCAGCCTTTCCGTCAAAATGTTGATGGAATTGACTGAAAGCTATGGCATTGACTGGCGTGCCCTCGTCAATGATAGCGAAATCACGCATTTGGCCGATTTGCGCACGGCGGTCCGGGATCCCATTTTTGAAGGGGATACGCCGGATTTACAGGAAATGCGCGCGGCCCTCGATCATGCACCCAAGCTGGTTGATCTGTTTTTGCAGCTTTACCGCAATCACGCGAAACTACGCGAGAATATGCGCAATGTGGCGGCGGCAGGTGGGGTGACGGAAATGATGATGACCTCGCCGGAAACGGCGATTTATGACTTCTTTCGCAACCATTCCAACTACTTCAGTGATCTTGAACTGGCAGCGGATTCTGCGCGTAGTGCCGTTGGCGGGCGTCAGGACGACCTTTACAGCACCCTCAAACGACACCTCAAAAACGCTTTTCGCATAGATGTTGAAATCATGAGCGTGGACAAAATGCCCGAGGCACTGCGCATCTTTGCCGAAGACCAGCGACGCGTAGAGCTGTCCGAAGCGCTGGACCAGATCAACCGCAACTTTCAGCTGGCCCACGTTCTGGCGCTGGTCAGTTGCGCGGGCCTGTTGGATCAGTTGTCTGCCAGTGCGCAGATACCGACCGAAATGGGTCAGGCGCGCTGCCGGGTTGAACTCGCAAATTACTTCGCCGCCGCCTTCCTGATGCCTTATGATGAAGTGCTGCGGGTCGCTCAGACGACGGATTATGACATCGACCGTATTGCCACAACCTTTGGTGTGTCATTCGAACAAGCCTGCCAGCGGCTCACCACGCTGCAGCGCAAGGGCGCGCAGGGCGTGCCGTTTTTCTTTCTGCGCACGGACACGTCCGGCAATGTCACGAAACGGTTCAACGCGACGGCCTTTACCCTCGCAGAGCAAGGGGGCGCATGCCCCGTGTGGAATATTCACAGCGCGTTTATTTCGCCCGGTCGCATCGTGGCGCAACTGGTGGAATTGCCGGATGCGGGTCAGTTTTTCACCATCAGCCGAACGTCGGACAGACCCGTGGTCAGCCGCCACACCCCGGACCGGCGGCGGGTGGTCACCTTGGGCTGCGAGCGCGCGCATGTGGGTCAGATCGGATATGCAGCACCGCTGAACATCGAAGATCGTACGAACATCGCTAAGATCGGCATCAATTGCCACATTTGTCCGCGGCAGGCTTGCTCGGAACGCGCACATGAGCCGCTTCACATCAATCTGCCGGTGGATGCCAACCGGCGCGGCTCCACCCGCTATGAAAGCTAA
- a CDS encoding NADP-dependent isocitrate dehydrogenase, whose translation MSDTTTPDIIYTKVDEAPQLASASLLPIIRKFAAAAGVSVGVKDISLAGRILAAFPAHLSADQRQSDDLAELGQLVKTPGANVIKLPNVSASVPQLVAAVEELQSQGYPVPDYPENPQTDAEKEARARYDTIKGSAVNPVLREGNSDRRAAVAVKNYAQSNPHSMGDWSKDSKTRVSTMSANDFRSNETSVTLSAAQAGPAKIELIGADGSVTVLKDGIDFPAGTVVDATFMSAKALSAFLEAQIEATKAEGTLFSIHLKATMMKVSDPIIFGHAVKAYLKPIFAEYGDAFAAAGINANSGMGEVLDRIKDLPQGAEILSKVEALMQQQPPMYMVNSDKGITNLHVPSDVIIDASMPALIRAGGKGWGPDGAEADANCVIPDSSYAAVYEEAVNFCKTNGAINPATVGTVQNVGLMAQKAEEYGSHPTTFEIPHDGSVRMSAANGDVLHEHAVEAGDIWRSASTRKAPIEDWVQLAIDRQKAEGCQAIFWLDEDRAHDAELIAYVKPLLAAAGATDKFQILTPRDATRLSFETIAKGENSIAVTGNVLRDYLTDLFPILELGTSAKMLSIVKLMQGGGLFETGAGGSAPKHVQQLVEENHLRWDSLGEFCALGESLKFLADVKGNEKARVLGKAVDVATQGILDHNKSPGRRVGQPDNRDSHFYFALYWAQALATQSDDAELAASFAPIAAALAENEAAIVADFAQAQGAPADIGGYYHTDDTKTAAVMQPSPVLNKIIA comes from the coding sequence ATGTCCGATACAACGACTCCCGACATCATCTACACCAAAGTTGACGAGGCACCGCAGCTCGCATCCGCGTCGCTTTTGCCGATCATCCGCAAGTTTGCAGCCGCCGCCGGCGTTTCGGTGGGGGTCAAGGACATCTCGCTCGCCGGGCGCATCCTCGCCGCTTTCCCCGCGCATCTGTCAGCCGATCAACGCCAAAGCGATGATCTGGCAGAACTGGGCCAATTGGTCAAAACCCCCGGCGCAAATGTCATCAAGCTGCCGAACGTTTCTGCCTCAGTTCCGCAACTGGTGGCCGCCGTAGAGGAACTTCAGTCACAAGGATATCCAGTGCCGGATTATCCGGAAAACCCGCAAACTGACGCCGAAAAAGAAGCCCGTGCCCGCTACGACACCATCAAGGGCTCGGCCGTCAATCCGGTGCTACGCGAAGGAAACTCTGACCGGCGCGCCGCGGTCGCCGTCAAAAATTACGCCCAATCCAACCCGCATTCCATGGGCGATTGGTCCAAGGACAGCAAAACCCGCGTCAGCACCATGAGCGCGAATGACTTTCGGTCCAATGAAACCTCGGTGACCCTGAGCGCCGCGCAGGCAGGCCCGGCCAAAATCGAACTGATCGGCGCGGATGGTTCTGTGACAGTTCTGAAAGACGGCATTGATTTTCCGGCAGGCACCGTTGTCGATGCCACCTTCATGTCCGCCAAGGCGCTCTCGGCTTTCCTTGAGGCGCAGATTGAGGCCACCAAGGCAGAGGGTACGTTGTTCTCGATCCACCTCAAAGCCACGATGATGAAGGTGTCCGACCCGATCATCTTTGGTCACGCGGTCAAAGCCTATCTGAAACCGATCTTTGCCGAATATGGCGATGCTTTTGCAGCCGCAGGTATTAATGCAAATTCCGGCATGGGCGAGGTGCTGGACCGCATCAAGGACTTGCCGCAAGGTGCTGAAATTCTGTCGAAAGTGGAAGCACTGATGCAGCAGCAGCCCCCGATGTACATGGTGAATTCCGACAAGGGCATCACCAATTTGCACGTCCCCTCCGACGTGATCATTGACGCTTCCATGCCCGCGTTGATCCGTGCAGGCGGCAAAGGCTGGGGCCCGGATGGGGCCGAAGCGGATGCAAACTGCGTTATACCCGACAGCTCCTACGCCGCAGTCTACGAAGAGGCGGTGAATTTCTGCAAAACCAATGGTGCGATCAACCCTGCAACCGTCGGCACCGTGCAAAACGTTGGCCTGATGGCGCAGAAGGCCGAAGAATACGGCTCGCACCCGACCACATTCGAAATCCCCCATGACGGGAGTGTGCGGATGAGCGCTGCCAACGGCGATGTTCTGCACGAACATGCGGTTGAGGCTGGTGACATCTGGCGCTCCGCCTCGACGCGCAAAGCGCCGATTGAAGACTGGGTGCAACTGGCCATCGATCGTCAAAAGGCCGAAGGGTGTCAGGCGATCTTTTGGCTTGATGAAGACCGCGCGCATGATGCTGAGTTGATCGCCTATGTGAAACCTCTGCTCGCCGCCGCAGGCGCAACCGATAAATTCCAGATCCTCACCCCCCGCGACGCCACGCGCCTGTCCTTCGAGACCATTGCCAAAGGCGAAAACAGCATTGCGGTAACGGGCAACGTGCTGCGGGATTATCTGACGGACCTGTTCCCGATCCTTGAGCTGGGCACATCGGCCAAAATGCTGTCGATCGTCAAACTGATGCAAGGTGGTGGTCTCTTTGAGACCGGCGCGGGTGGTTCGGCGCCCAAACACGTTCAGCAACTGGTCGAGGAAAACCACCTGCGCTGGGATAGTCTTGGCGAGTTCTGCGCATTGGGCGAAAGCCTGAAGTTTCTGGCAGATGTCAAAGGCAACGAAAAGGCCCGTGTGCTTGGCAAGGCTGTAGACGTGGCGACCCAAGGCATTCTGGATCACAACAAATCACCCGGCCGCCGGGTCGGTCAGCCTGACAACCGCGACAGCCACTTCTATTTTGCGCTTTATTGGGCGCAGGCGTTGGCCACGCAGTCCGATGATGCGGAGCTTGCCGCCAGTTTTGCGCCCATCGCGGCGGCACTGGCCGAGAATGAGGCCGCGATTGTGGCTGATTTTGCGCAAGCGCAAGGCGCGCCCGCAGACATCGGTGGCTATTATCACACCGATGACACCAAGACCGCTGCCGTGATGCAGCCGTCACCGGTTCTGAACAAAATCATTGCCTGA